A part of Bufo bufo chromosome 7, aBufBuf1.1, whole genome shotgun sequence genomic DNA contains:
- the LOC121008730 gene encoding QRFP-like peptide receptor, whose translation MNSTAHTPMYNYSFPDFTIKGNLSVQIFGNDTKELDIGELEKMLFLFVKEPVTISLTAMYILSFVVGIIGNVMSIKVLTRKRTGRTSSLSATRSLLINLAICDLMVVCVCMPITVGNLIYKAWVYGDFLCRAVPFIQAVSVSASVLSLTVISVNRYYNVHNPLNARSFFTQKKIYGTIVVVWVISSSICLPLIFMNKRDEIEIAQGLPLVFPICTEIWPHVMFKQAYNFLLFCSLYCLPVLFNLVICFLTIRKLWSSSGNFKDCDSRNQSLPVSRLKLRKKIAKMVVALVSLFAVSWLPVYLMDIWIDFSIPKPSQDDTPSPWILQLRPFAQWLGLTNSSLNPICYCFVGDLYRSAKHMKSIYHNRMVSLFSFSFSDGSPTSIPKLLSYKNSLHSTKRSKLNCPLSMGDNCENCYPGIIMSETPEITGHSLS comes from the coding sequence ATGAATTCCACTGCACATACTCCCATGTATAACTATTCTTTTCCAGACTTCACCATAAAGGgcaatctgtctgtgcagatcttCGGAAATGACACTAAGGAACTGGACATAGGGGAGCTGGAGAAAATGCTCTTTCTCTTCGTTAAGGAACCTGTGACCATAAGCCTCACCGCCATGTACATCCTATCTTTTGTTGTGGGCATCATTGGCAATGTAATGTCTATTAAGGTGTTGACTCGGAAGAGGACTGGCAGGACATCCAGTTTGAGCGCCACCAGAAGTCTACTTATAAATTTGGCCATCTGCGACCTCATGGTGGTCTGCGTGTGTATGCCGATTACGGTTGGCAATTTGATCTACAAAGCCTGGGTATATGGAGACTTCCTCTGTAGGGCAGTGCCCTTTATCCAGGCCGTGTCTGTTTCGGCAAGTGTACTAAGTCTTACGGTCATTAGCGTAAATAGGTATTATAATGTCCATAACCCATTAAACGCTAGATCCTTCTTCACCCAGAAGAAAATCTATGGTACGATTGTTGTGGTGTGGGTCATATCCTCCAGCATCTGCTTGCCTCTAatatttatgaataaaagagatgAGATAGAGATCGCCCAAGGACTTCCTTTAGTGTTTCCCATCTGTACTGAGATTTGGCCCCACGTCATGTTCAAGCAGGCCTACAATTTCCTTCTGTTCTGTTCTTTGTATTGCTTGCCGGTACTGTTCAATTTGGTGATTTGCTTCCTCACCATACGAAAATTATGGAGCTCCTCAGGCAACTTTAAAGATTGTGACTCCAGGAACCAGTCTTTACCAGTGTCCCGATTGAAACTCAGGAAGAAGATTGCCAAAATGGTGGTGGCCTTGGTGTCACTTTTTGCAGTTTCTTGGCTTCCGGTGTACTTGATGGATATTTGGATTGATTTCAGTATTCCAAAACCTTCTCAAGATGATACACCATCTCCTTGGATTCTTCAGTTGAGGCCTTTTGCTCAATGGCTCGGGCTGACAAACTCTAGTCTTAACCCAATATGTTATTGTTTTGTTGGGGATCTCTACCGGTCAGCAAAGCATATGAAGAGCATATACCACAACAGGATGGTTTCTCTCTTTAGTTTCTCATTTTCTGATGGATCTCCAACGTCAATACCTAAACTGCTGTCTTACAAGAACTCTTTACATTCCACCAAAAGGTCCAAACTGAACTGTCCCTTATCAATGGGGGATAATTGTGAAAACTGCTATCCTGGGATCATAATGAGCGAAACGCCTGAAATAACCGGCCACTCTTTGTCCTAA